The following DNA comes from Phytohabitans rumicis.
CTCCGAGTCGGCGGTGGAGGCGAAGTTGTCCCGCCCGGCGACCACGCCGCTGCCGGACCGGACCTTGATCTGCGTGCCCTCGTGCCGCTCCCAGAACCGGTCGGCGTCGGCCAGCACGGTCGGCGGCGTGGCGTCCGTGACGTCTACTTCGGACACCCCACTCTCGACCAGACGGACGAGCGAGGCGCTGGAGAGCTGGGTCAGGTTGAAGAACTCGGAGACCCGGGCGCGCAGCACGACCTCGTCGCCGACGGTCGGGACGTACCCGCCGATGAGCGACGTGAACGCACCCATGAAGACGAAGATGCCGTCCGACGTCAGCGGGTCGCCATCGGAGGCGCCGGCCCGGCTCTGCAGGAAGAAGCCGTACTGGTTGGCGCCGGCCGAGGTGCGGGCGAGCGTGCGCTGCGTGATGACACCGCGTACGTCGTAGAGCGTGCTGCTCGTGCCGTTGCCGGAGGCGGGCGCGAGCGGCGACCGGTCGGTCTTGCCGGCTTCCGCGTCGGTGGTCTGGCCCTGCACCTCGCCGACGGTCAGCACGGTGGTCACCTGGACGGTGAAGCCGCAGGTGGCGGTCGTGCCGTCGGTGTCGGTGGAGGTGACCGTCACCGGGTACGAGCCGGGCGACAGGCCCGCCGAGGCGGTGATCTCGGCGGTCGCGGTGCCGCCGACGGTGGCCGCGGGCGTGAACGCGGTACGGGAGATCAGCGGCGTGCCCGCGGTGACGGCCAGGTCCACGATGGTGTCGTCGGTGTCGGTGGCGGTCACCGTGCGGGTGGCCGCGACACCGTCCGAGGTGGTCAGCGTGCCGCCGCAGGCCAGCGCCGCCGGAGCGTCGCCGCCGTCCAGCGTGTGCGCACCGAGTCCGTCGAACGTGTCGGTCGCGAAGCCGGCCCACTGCGCCGCCGGGTCGAAGGCGTCATCGGCGACGGTGTCGCCGGCAGAAAGGGTCGGCAGCCGGCGCAGCGTGTTGTCAGCCGTGCTGGTCAGGCCGGTGCCCCACTCCGTACCCGGATCCGTGCCCACCTGCCCGAACGCGTCGACCACGGTGCCGGCGGGACCACCCTTGGTCAGCACGATCGCGTCGTCGCCGTTGAACAGGCCCGCGCCGGTCGTCTGGTCGGCCTGGGCGAGGATCGCCGCCGACGCGGACGAGTGGGCGAACACGAACACGTCGCCGTCCGCCACCGTGCCGCCCAGCGCGACGGTGAGTCCCGCGGTGGTCGCTCCGTTGAAGTAGACCTGCAGCTGGTAGGCGCCGGCGGTCAGGTCGACGGGTGCGCCGGTGCCGTTGTATATCTCGATCGCCTTGTTGTTCGACGAACCTTCGATGTATTCCGAGATGAACAGGTCCGTCGGCGCGGCGTAAGCCACGGCGGGTACGAGCCCGACCGACGCGACTGTGATCGCGAGTAGGGCGCACAAGCGGCGCATGGAGCCTCCAGGCGTGAGGGATCAACGCACGTTAAGGCGTCGATCCGTCGCGCGTCTATCGGCTGGGTGTCAGTTAGATGTCACGTTTTCGGATCGAGGCGGTGCAGCAGCTCCGCCACGTCCGCGCCGTACTCGTACCACTCGCGGTCCGGCTGGAACCCGAGCTCGGCGTTGACCTTCAGCATCGGCTCGTTGTCGAGCGCGTTCCACGTCTGCACCTCGGCGAGGTCGGGCTCGGCCGAGCGCAGCTCGAAGAGCATCCGTGCCTTGATCGCCCGGTCGATGCCGTAGCCGCGGTGGTCCGGCACGACGATCGTGTCGTACTGGTCGGCCCGGGTCGGGTGCTGCGCCGGCACCACGACCTCGGTCAGCCCGGCCACCGCACCGGTGCGCTCGTGGATCGCGAGCACGATGTACGGCTTCATGCCGCGCCGGTGCAGGCAGGCCAGGCTCTCCCGGAGCCGCTGCGGATCGTACGAGCTGGGGCGCAGGTCGAGGTCGCCGTCGTCAATGTCGCGCATCGCCGACTTGGCCACCGCGTACGCCTCGATGAGGTCGTCACCCGGCCCGCCGGGGAAGAACTCCACCCGGTAGCCGTTGCTGATGCTGCCGGCCATCTCGCCCAACGCCATCCAGTCCACCGTGGACAGCTTAAGCACGCTGCGTGTTTCGACGTACTCCCGCTCGAAGCCGAGCGACTCGTAGAACGCCACCGCCGGGGTGCCGCCGACCACCTCGACGCCGATCGACGAGAAGCCCTCGTCGTACGCCCGCCGCACCGCCTTGGTCAGCATCTGGCGGGCCAGGCCGGTGCGCCGCAGGGACGGGTGCACGAAGAGCTCGACCACGCCGATGTCGCCGAGCAGCAGCACGTTGGTGTGTCCGAGTAGTCGTCCGGGCGCCCCGTCCGGGCCCGGCTCCTCCTCGGCGATCCACGAGATCCGTCGCTCGCCAGGCATGGTCTCGGACTGGTACTCCCGAAGGGAGGCGTCCTGCCACAACGGATCTTCCGGGAGGTCGGCCGCGAGCACCGCGTTGAGAGTGTCCAGCAGGGACCCAATCTCCGCGGACGACGCAGTCCGAGGATCCCACTCGCGCACCATCACCCGTATAGCTTGCCGTCAACCGAACGTGAGCGGAAGGGTCTTCGTTCTTCAAAGTGCCTATGAGGTGACGCTATGTGCGGCTCTTCGCCCCGTAGTCATTTGCCGCGTCAAACACTGCCTGCGCATATGGTTTCACGTCGTTGTATGAATAGATCGCGTTCCACCAATCCGTGCCGCTGCTCAGGTTGCGCGTACCCTGACACAGATAGTTACCGGCCGCGAGCGTCGCGTCATCAATATCGTTCGGGTCCTTGAGACCGTCGTTGTCCGCGTCGATCTCGTGCAGCCGCCACGTGGACGGGATGAACTGCATCGGCCCGACCGCCCGGTCGTATGTGAGGTCGCCGTCCAGCACCCCGTCGTCGGAATCCAGGATCCGCTGGGTGTTGTTGGTGCCGTCGAGGGCCGGGCCGAGGATCCGCGGCGCCGACTGCCCGTCGGTGCCCAGCGTGGCGTTGTGCCGGCCGTGGTTGGACTCGACCTTGCCGATCGCCGCGAGCGTGGTCCATCGCAGTTGGCAGCCCGGGCGGGTCTGGGCGAGGACCAACTCGGCGTAGCCGTACGCCTGCATCGCCACCCACGGAATGTCTACCTTGGTGGCGGTTTGGGTGGCCCAGCCGGCCAGCACGTCGGCCGGGCGCCCAACGGAGGCCGCCCCGGTCGCCGTGGGCGTGGCCGTCGGTACCGTCGTGGGGAATCCGCCGGTCGGGATGCCGGTCGGCCCGAGGGCGTCCGGCGCCTGTGCCGTCCCGGTGGCCTCCGGGCTCGGCGTGCCGCCGGCGGCGTCCGTGCGCGAGCCGGCGGTCATCGGGATCACGATGGCACCGGCCCCCGCGCCCGCCACGACGAGCACGAGCAGCAGCACGCCGGGCAGTGTCAGCCGGCCGCTCGGCCGCCGCGCCCACGAGCCCACCGCACGGGCCGCCTGCCGCGGTCCGGGCATCCGCCGCCGTGGTCGTTCTGGCTTAGGCGCATCGGGTACGACAGAAGCGGGCCCCACCGTGACCGTAGCCGGCTCGGATTTCGGTGCGGGCGTGCTCGCCTCCGGCTCCTGCTCGGGAGCCGCTCCGGAGCTGCCCAGCGGCCCGGCCCACTCGGGAGTGGCCGAGCGCAACGGTCGCTCTGTCGGTGGTGTCGCCTCCCCGTCCGCCACCCGTCGAGTATGTCTCATCGCGCTGCGGAGCGGGTTCGTCGTACCCTGTTTGTCATGCCCCGGTACGAGTTTCGGTGCCGCGCCTGCGGCGACACATTCGAGGTCAATCGCCCGATGACCGATTCTGGTCAGCCGGCGTCCTGTCCACAGGGCCACGCCGACACCGTCAAGCTGCTGTCCGCCGTGTCCGTCACCGGGCGTGGCTCGGCCGCCACCGGTGGATCTGGTGCGAGCGCCGCGGGGGGCGGCGGGTGCTGCGGAGGCGGGTGTGGCTGCGGCTGAGGCCGTAAGGCCCTAGTTGTTTGACCTCTCGTACCACAACTGAGTACGCCGGTTGTCGTTACGTCAGCCGTAGCACCCCTCGCATACCCCGCTCGTGTGTCCGGCTCGGTGAGATCGCCCCTGGCTATGGCCTTGGGGTGGGTCTGTACCGGCCGTTCCTACGATGTGCCAGGTTGCGGAGGTGCGGCAGCATGAACCGCGACTTCCAGGGGGCGGAGGTTCCACGCGTGTCGGCACGGATTCACCTGCCGAATGGGCTGGTGACTTTCATGTTCACCGACATCGAGGGCTCAACCAGGTTGGCCCAGATGCTCGGTGCGGGTTACCGACCGGTGCTGAGTGAGCACCGGCGGTTACTGCGTCGTACTTTGTCCGAGAGTGACGGTACGGAACTCTTCACCGAGGGTGATTCGTTCTTCGTGGCGTTTTCCGATGCCGCGGCGGCGGTCGATGCCTGCCTGACCGCGCAACGGGCGTTGGCCGCGCACGAGTGGCCGTCCGCGGAGTCCACCCCGAGAGTGCGCATGGGTTTGCACACCGGACAGGCCGAGGCCGTCAACGGCGAATACGCCAGTCCCGAGGTGCACCGGGCGGCGCGGATCGCCGCGGCGGCCCACGGCGGCCAGGTGCTGTGTTCGGCGGCGACCGCCCGGCACGCGGCCCCGCTGCCGCCCGAGGCGTCGCTGCTCGACCTGGGCCTGCACCGGCTGCGCGGCTTCGACGACCGGGAGCGGCTCTTCCAGTTGGTCGCGCCGGGGTTGGAGCGGCAGTTCCCGCGCCCGCGTACGGCCGACGCCGCCTCGCACAACCTGCCGACCCAGGTGACCTCGTTCGTCGGGCGGCACGCCGAGCGGTCCGAGCTGGGCACGCTCATGTCCGAGCACCGGCTGGTGACGGTGGTGGGTGCCGGCGGGGCGGGCAAGACCAGGCTCGCCGTGGAGCTGACCGGCGGGCTCGTCGAGACGTACCCGGATGGGGTGTGGTTTGTCGACGTCGCGACGGTGACCGACCCGGGCCTGGTGGCGTTCGCGATCGCCGCGGTGCTCGGGCTGCGCCCGGAGCCGGGCCGGCCGGTGGTCGACACGCTGGTGGAGTACGCCGCGTCGCGGCGGATGCTGCTGCTTCTGGACACCTGCGACGCGCAGCTCACGGCGGCCGCTGAGGTGATCTCGCGGCTGCTCACCGGCGGCGGTGGGGTACGGGTGCTGGCGACGAGCCGGGAGCCGTTCATGCTGCCGGGCGAGGCGGTGTGGCGGATCCCGCCGCTGTCCGTGGCGCCCGGGCCCGGTGGCGGCCCGAGCGAGGCGGTCGCGCTGCTGCTGGACCGCACGACCGCGTCCCGGGGTGGCCGGCGTTCCGACCCGGCCGAATCCGACGACCTGCACCGTGTGGTCTCCCGGCTGGACGGGCTGCCGCTGGCGATCGAGCTGGCGGCGGCGCGGCTACGCGTGCTGTCCGCGAGCCAGCTGGCCGAGCGGCTCGACGACGTGCTGGGCGCGCTCGACGCGGGGCGCGACGACCCCGAGCAGACGTACGCGGGCGACGGCCGCTGGATCGCCAGCCAGATGGAGACCGTCGACCTGGCTCGCACCCCGGCCGGCAAACGCACCCTGGCGACCCGGTCGGCGACTCAGCGGCACGCGACCATCCAGGCGACGGTGACCTGGTCGTACCGGACGCTGGGCCCGCGGGCGGCGCGGCTGCTGCGCTGGCTGGCGGTGTTCTCCGGGCCGGTCGACCTGCAGACGGTGGAGTGGCTGCTCGACGACGACCCGCTGGACCCGCTGTCCGTGCTGGTCGACAAGTCGATGATTCAAGCCGAGCCGCACGCGTCGGGTACGACGTACCGGATGCTGGACCCGATCCGGGCGTACGCGGCCCGGCGGCTGGTCGACGCGGGTGAGGAGCGGGCGGCGCGGGACCGGCACGTGGCCTGGTCCCTGTACGCCCTGCAGAAGGCGCACCTGGGCCCGGACGAGCGGCCGGTGACGCTGTCGCTGTACTCGCTGGACCCGCTCGCGGACGAGATGCGTGCCGCCCTGCGCTGGACCGCGACCGGGGGCAGCGCGCGGGCCGGCCTGCGGCTGGCCGGTGGCCTGGACCAGTGGTGGCGCGAGCGCGGGCTGGCCCGGGAGGGCCGGCTCTGGCTGTTCCGGCTGTACGGGCGGATCGCCGAGACCGGCGAGCCGATCCCGGAGGCGGAGCTGGCGGCGGCGT
Coding sequences within:
- a CDS encoding GNAT family N-acetyltransferase codes for the protein MVREWDPRTASSAEIGSLLDTLNAVLAADLPEDPLWQDASLREYQSETMPGERRISWIAEEEPGPDGAPGRLLGHTNVLLLGDIGVVELFVHPSLRRTGLARQMLTKAVRRAYDEGFSSIGVEVVGGTPAVAFYESLGFEREYVETRSVLKLSTVDWMALGEMAGSISNGYRVEFFPGGPGDDLIEAYAVAKSAMRDIDDGDLDLRPSSYDPQRLRESLACLHRRGMKPYIVLAIHERTGAVAGLTEVVVPAQHPTRADQYDTIVVPDHRGYGIDRAIKARMLFELRSAEPDLAEVQTWNALDNEPMLKVNAELGFQPDREWYEYGADVAELLHRLDPKT
- a CDS encoding lytic transglycosylase domain-containing protein → MRHTRRVADGEATPPTERPLRSATPEWAGPLGSSGAAPEQEPEASTPAPKSEPATVTVGPASVVPDAPKPERPRRRMPGPRQAARAVGSWARRPSGRLTLPGVLLLVLVVAGAGAGAIVIPMTAGSRTDAAGGTPSPEATGTAQAPDALGPTGIPTGGFPTTVPTATPTATGAASVGRPADVLAGWATQTATKVDIPWVAMQAYGYAELVLAQTRPGCQLRWTTLAAIGKVESNHGRHNATLGTDGQSAPRILGPALDGTNNTQRILDSDDGVLDGDLTYDRAVGPMQFIPSTWRLHEIDADNDGLKDPNDIDDATLAAGNYLCQGTRNLSSGTDWWNAIYSYNDVKPYAQAVFDAANDYGAKSRT
- a CDS encoding FmdB family zinc ribbon protein, which translates into the protein MPRYEFRCRACGDTFEVNRPMTDSGQPASCPQGHADTVKLLSAVSVTGRGSAATGGSGASAAGGGGCCGGGCGCG
- a CDS encoding adenylate/guanylate cyclase domain-containing protein, yielding MSARIHLPNGLVTFMFTDIEGSTRLAQMLGAGYRPVLSEHRRLLRRTLSESDGTELFTEGDSFFVAFSDAAAAVDACLTAQRALAAHEWPSAESTPRVRMGLHTGQAEAVNGEYASPEVHRAARIAAAAHGGQVLCSAATARHAAPLPPEASLLDLGLHRLRGFDDRERLFQLVAPGLERQFPRPRTADAASHNLPTQVTSFVGRHAERSELGTLMSEHRLVTVVGAGGAGKTRLAVELTGGLVETYPDGVWFVDVATVTDPGLVAFAIAAVLGLRPEPGRPVVDTLVEYAASRRMLLLLDTCDAQLTAAAEVISRLLTGGGGVRVLATSREPFMLPGEAVWRIPPLSVAPGPGGGPSEAVALLLDRTTASRGGRRSDPAESDDLHRVVSRLDGLPLAIELAAARLRVLSASQLAERLDDVLGALDAGRDDPEQTYAGDGRWIASQMETVDLARTPAGKRTLATRSATQRHATIQATVTWSYRTLGPRAARLLRWLAVFSGPVDLQTVEWLLDDDPLDPLSVLVDKSMIQAEPHASGTTYRMLDPIRAYAARRLVDAGEERAARDRHVAWSLYALQKAHLGPDERPVTLSLYSLDPLADEMRAALRWTATGGSARAGLRLAGGLDQWWRERGLAREGRLWLFRLYGRIAETGEPIPEAELAAAYHMHSLHAGADGEFAEELRFSQRAEAAARQAGDAGLLARVLAGRGGTLVDMGQLADAERVCREVIDWAAASDVANEALLAVYTLAELLWQRGALDDASEVLGAARPLEAARPAERGRRSVDFLLGMVALGRRDLIAAHDHLVVALRSRIGHGFHSRACDAICAIAVRCALGGDPVTAARLFGAAQATRSALRSTPGRFGAYWAERQAAVRAALGDAAFDTAYAEGGALSVADAASLALSVDHPDMALGSPRFAA